A single window of Flagellimonas maritima DNA harbors:
- a CDS encoding amidohydrolase family protein — MKKYCVLFVLVFCISCNSQKINHSKYAKTNFNAKTMKLIDGNWFDGKKFKERPVWLKNGLMYYKSIEEEVDTVIDLSGKYVIPPFAEAHNHNLESDYKLDERIAHYLNHGIFYVKLLSSIKKRIDPLMHNYNKPDGLDISMAHAPLTATDGHPIALRKKFLEYGHFDGLFNSIEEIEYHGYVIIDDSLDLENKWEKILSFSPNFIKINLLHSEEYAKRKKDTSFFGKKGLNPKLVPDLVKRAHASNLRVSAHVATAHDFHVGVNSNVDEIAHLPEIHNGNPIAMEDAVMAKTKDITVVTTISLVKKDKGKENYQELVENVAANLKILKEAGVTLAIGSDMYNDNSTEEFNFLHELDIFTNLELLTMWTEHATSTIFPNRKIGKLKDGYEGSFLVLDKNPLSDISNIYQRIVLRIKEGVILK, encoded by the coding sequence ATGAAAAAATACTGTGTGCTTTTTGTATTGGTGTTTTGCATTTCCTGCAACTCCCAAAAAATCAATCATTCAAAATACGCGAAGACAAATTTTAATGCCAAGACCATGAAACTTATCGATGGTAATTGGTTCGATGGAAAAAAATTTAAAGAGCGGCCGGTTTGGTTAAAAAATGGACTTATGTATTACAAAAGTATTGAAGAAGAAGTTGATACGGTCATAGATTTATCGGGTAAATATGTGATTCCCCCGTTTGCAGAGGCCCATAACCACAATCTTGAAAGTGATTATAAATTGGATGAACGCATTGCCCATTATTTGAACCATGGAATTTTTTACGTGAAGCTTCTTTCATCTATTAAAAAGCGAATCGATCCTTTGATGCACAATTACAACAAACCGGACGGTTTGGACATCAGTATGGCACATGCACCACTAACGGCCACTGACGGACACCCAATCGCTCTGCGAAAAAAATTTCTAGAATACGGCCATTTTGATGGATTGTTCAATTCTATTGAAGAAATCGAATATCATGGCTATGTAATTATAGATGATTCATTGGATTTAGAGAATAAATGGGAAAAGATACTGTCCTTTTCGCCCAACTTTATAAAAATCAATCTGCTGCACTCAGAAGAATATGCAAAACGAAAAAAAGATACTTCCTTTTTTGGAAAAAAGGGGTTGAATCCAAAATTGGTCCCTGATTTAGTAAAGAGGGCACATGCGTCCAATTTAAGGGTCAGTGCACATGTAGCAACTGCTCATGATTTCCATGTTGGCGTCAATTCAAATGTTGACGAAATTGCGCATCTTCCGGAAATACACAATGGAAATCCAATTGCAATGGAAGATGCGGTCATGGCCAAAACAAAAGATATTACAGTGGTTACTACCATTTCGTTGGTCAAAAAAGATAAAGGGAAAGAAAACTATCAGGAATTGGTGGAAAATGTAGCCGCAAACTTAAAAATCCTTAAAGAAGCTGGTGTTACACTCGCAATAGGGTCGGATATGTACAATGACAATTCAACTGAAGAATTCAATTTTTTACATGAACTGGATATATTTACCAACCTAGAACTTCTTACAATGTGGACAGAGCATGCTACGAGTACTATTTTTCCAAATCGGAAAATAGGAAAATTAAAAGACGGTTATGAAGGCAGTTTTTTGGTACTGGACAAAAATCCGCTAAGCGATATTTCAAACATTTATCAAAGAATAGTACTCAGAATAAAAGAGGGTGTCATCTTAAAATAA
- a CDS encoding DUF6734 family protein — MRFVQSFWSKPIFDVEHQNNWKFRYDGGFPNSFLFYCAWTYSCLSIRKYYPNLHLVTDDYGIYLFKDVLQLPYLSFSNALNDIKDYNEGAWALGKLYTYQLQKEPFCHIDGDVFLFGSVLDPILQAPVFCQSFNYDFGQYAEIHPYILEHFKNVPKEFTIQNEKNFKLINAGIIGGNDLKTIQLYTSKAFELIDNNTDKISDMHGSIFNLYYEQFLLSNIIAHKGIEVATLFNKPDGELDLAAFHGIPHQTQYVHLLSHLKLSTAYMEQIVVRLRLEYPEHYERLLKFSNEHSL; from the coding sequence ATGCGCTTTGTTCAATCTTTTTGGTCAAAACCAATTTTTGATGTTGAGCACCAAAACAATTGGAAGTTTAGGTATGATGGAGGTTTTCCCAATTCTTTTTTGTTTTACTGTGCTTGGACCTATAGTTGTTTATCCATTAGAAAATATTATCCCAACCTACATTTGGTCACGGATGATTATGGCATATATCTTTTTAAGGACGTGCTGCAATTACCATATCTTTCGTTCTCCAATGCTTTGAACGATATAAAGGATTACAATGAGGGTGCATGGGCATTAGGAAAACTATATACATATCAACTACAGAAGGAACCCTTTTGCCATATTGACGGTGATGTTTTTCTTTTCGGTTCCGTTCTTGATCCCATACTCCAAGCTCCTGTGTTTTGTCAGAGTTTTAATTATGATTTTGGGCAATATGCCGAAATACATCCTTATATACTTGAGCATTTCAAAAATGTGCCCAAGGAGTTTACCATTCAAAATGAAAAGAACTTTAAATTGATCAATGCGGGTATTATTGGTGGCAACGATCTAAAAACAATTCAATTATACACAAGTAAAGCTTTTGAGTTGATAGATAACAATACCGATAAAATCAGTGATATGCATGGGAGTATCTTCAATCTTTATTATGAACAGTTTTTATTGAGCAACATCATTGCGCATAAAGGGATAGAAGTTGCCACACTGTTCAATAAACCTGATGGTGAACTTGATTTAGCGGCTTTTCATGGTATACCCCACCAGACCCAATATGTTCACTTACTAAGTCACCTAAAGCTGTCTACGGCCTATATGGAACAAATAGTAGTAAGACTGCGATTGGAATATCCTGAACATTATGAACGATTACTCAAGTTCAGTAATGAACATAGCCTATGA